A single region of the Vicia villosa cultivar HV-30 ecotype Madison, WI linkage group LG4, Vvil1.0, whole genome shotgun sequence genome encodes:
- the LOC131597298 gene encoding uncharacterized protein LOC131597298 has protein sequence MKASQSRQKSYHDRRRQELEFESGDHVFLRVTPVTGVGRALKSTKLTPRFIGPYQISERVGTFAYRVALPPNLSNLHDVFHVSQLRKYVPDPSHVIHMDDVQVRENLTVETISIQIADREVKSLKGKDIPLVKVVWTGTTGESMTWEMESNMRDSYPELFERGRIFEDGNIVSGGEL, from the coding sequence ATGAAGGCTTCACAGAGTAGACAAAAGAGCTATCATGATAGGCGAAGGCAGGAGTTAGAATTCGAATCGGGCGACCATGTGTTTCTAAGAGTCACGCCTGTGACTGGTGTTGGTCGTGCCCTGAAGTCTACGAAGCTGACTCCACGATTTATTGGTCCCTATCAGATTTCAGAGAGGGTTGGTACTTTTGCTTATAGGGTGGCGTTGCCGCCTAACCTTTCAAAtctgcacgatgtgtttcatgtgtcgcaacttcggaagtatgTTCCAGACCCATCTCACgtgattcatatggatgatgtgcaagtgagagagaATCTTACTGTAGAGACAATATCGATTCAGATCGCAGATCGTGAGGTAAAGTCCCTTAAAGGTAAAGATATTCCGTTGGTGAAAGTAGTCTGGACCGGGACTACCGGAGAAAGCATGACGTGGGAAATGGAGAGCAATATGCGGGACTCTTATCCCGAGTTGTTTGAACGAGGTAGGATTTTCGAGGACGGAAATAtcgtaagtgggggagagttgtaa